Part of the Elgaria multicarinata webbii isolate HBS135686 ecotype San Diego chromosome 5, rElgMul1.1.pri, whole genome shotgun sequence genome, tcctcctcttcttcctgttccacttcttcttcctcctcctcctcattgtgcTCTTCTTGTTCCTCTTCAGCTTCtgatttgttttcctcttcctcttcattttccccttcttcctcattcccattttcttcctccccttcgtccaattttttttcttcctcttcctcctcatccccttcctcctcctcactttcttcctcttcttcctcactttctgcttcctcctcctcttccccttctgcttcctcctcttccccttcttcctcctcctccccttcctccccttccccttcttcctcctcctccccttcctcctcttccccttctccctcctcctccccttcctcctcttccccttcttcctcctcctccccttcctcctcttccccttcttccttctcctccccttccccttcttcctcctcctcttcccctacttcctccccctctcctgcttcctccccttcctcttccccctcctcccttccctcttctcccctTTCATCTTtttcctcatcttcttcctcctcacctccttccccttcttcttgCCCTTCTTCCTTCTCATTTCCCCTTTCTTCATTCCCATCTTTCTTCTCCCCCTTTTCACTCCTAttctcttttttctccttcacCCAATCATTCTTCTCTTGTTCCTCCTCTACAGCACTAATTTCCTGTACAATTtcagatttttcttccttttcaaccTCATCTACAatttcttcctccccttcttgCAGTTCAGTACCTGTATCATCTTTCTCTTCAGTGCTTCTTATTTGAACATTCTCTTCCATCTCATTCTCCATCCTATCCTCATTTTCTGCTTCAGATTGCAATTCATTATTGTCACCTTCCTCTTCATCTATAGCTATGGTGGCATCTTCTTTGTAGTTCTGATCAGCTTCATTTTCACCTTCCTCTCCTTCAGATTCTATTGCATTATCAACTTTTTCATCTTGCTTTCCATCTTCACTTTCAGCTTCTATCATTTCACTTTCTTCATTGCCTTGCTCCTTttctgtattttcttcttctaCATGGGCATCATTATCTGATCTATCATCTATGTTTGTTTTCTTCTCACTCTGGTCTTGCATACTGAGTTCTTCAAATCCCTCCCTTTCTTCCCACTTAATAATTCGGTTTTCTACATCCATTTTTCTCTTTGTCATATTTCCATAATTATACTGGTTTACCTGAAGAACATATTTGGCTGAGCCATTACTTGTTTCCTCACTTGAAGATGACGACGCAGTTACTGCCATTTGTTTCATAAATTTTTCTTTGTGTTTAAACTCTCTCTGTTCTTCATTGCTTCCTTTACCTTGCACATGTATTGTCCCATATCTGTCAGGTTTCACTACTTTAGCCTCTGCTTTATTTTCCTGATGATCCACATATAGTTTTTCCACCTTATCTTTATTAGGAAGGTTATATGGCATCTTTTGTTGAGTTGATCTAGAACTTATTTGAtccacttttttcctttttggtacTTTACATTCTTCTTTAATAGCCTGCTGAGTGTCAGACTGTAGTGCACTGACGGTAATGGCCTGTTCAGATTTACTTTTTGAATACTTTTTAGCAGCCCTAATTTTCCGCACAAAAGCATCATAGCAGCTTTTTTCTGCATAGGGATCCTTTCCGAAACACTCTGAATGTATGGCTTCCACCTGAGAAGAGGCTTCACCCGATTCCAAACCCTCCTGAAGTTGAGTAAGATCAGACTCTTTCAACCCACCCTTACCATGAATGTTCagtttcacatttttatttttcttctactcCACATGAgaagcaagaaagaaaagaaacaaagaaagagtgttaagaatgaaatgaaagcaaatgagaagaaaaacaaataagAACATGCAAACGAAAGGAACTTGCCAGGAAGGAAAAGAGGCTTAAATGTAGGGAACTTAAAAGATGAAAGAATATGGGCTGGATTCACAGAAGCATGATTAGAGCGCCAGTTGCCCAACAGACTCTCCTAGTCCCCTTTTCCCCACTGCAGCTTTCTGTGCCCCATAAAAGTCTGCTCTTGAGAGTCAGGGGACCCTCTGGAATGGTGCAGGACATGCCGCCGGAGACTGCAATAGAGGGTgaacttgggggtgggtgggttgttgccTATGAGCAAGTGGAAATAGCTTTTCATTTGCACAAGACACCCTTGGATCTATCCTCATAATTTCAATATGAAATACGTTGCCATTTTTGTAGCTATAaaatttgttattttaatttataaactgtttgtgaaatccattattttttattttgatatTATACAATCCAACTTGATTGCTGATCCTTTAGGCTGTGTACATAAACATCCTCTAATTCCCACATTTCCTCccatgttttcatttattttgataTACTGTGTACTTGTCATATGCACAGCCCTAGGATAGATCTCTAGTGCGTGCACATCCACTGCTTCTGCCCAGAAGGGCCGGCCCGCATATTTCAAGAGAGGGAACAGTTCTGCGCACACATTCTGTTGCTCATATGGAACTACCCTTTCTCAGTGAAGCATACAAAGTCCTTGTATGTGGGAGAAGTCCATGTCAGTATGAAACTACTTGAGAGCAGAATCTAATCTAGTATTAGTGGCCATGGCAAACTGGACTGGATTATGGAGTTTGATTTAAGACTAGTGGTCATGGTGGGGGGGGAGTTATGTCATTGCCCAGTCATGCTTTTGTCTGCATTAAAACTAGGCAAAACAATATTCTGGACACAAGCCAGCCAAAttcattgtgaaccacccagagagttttggatactggtatagaaatataataaataaataaagaatacaaGTTTAAGTCCCATTGCTAATCACTGGAACCGAATTAAGTATGTGTTTCACTCTGCCATTGATATTTATAGGGCTCTCTGTGGGCTGGATCACACCCATCATTCtttaggatttccccccaaatacaAAATGAAATGTAGCACTCAATATAGATGTcagttttgggggggaaatgtttataTGAACTGATGTAACCTTTGCATGTGGAAAAACTGCCCTAACCCTAAATACACTGCTTGAATCAAaagatgtgttttgtttgtttcatgcaACTATTATTAAAAACATTATGAATTCAGTTGTTTTGGAAACTGCAATTAATGGATTAGCTGGTCTACTATTTATTGTCTTTTTAGTCATAGAAAGTatacaacactttaaataaaatggaTATATACATTGACAGTACCTTTTGTTTTTGAACTGGTGCTAACTCAAGCGATTGGTCATTGGGATTCAGTCTCAGCACATGGGTCTGGAAAAGGTTTTGATAAGAGTAGTAAGTAACAGCAACTAGCTCGCCATTATGATTCACATTCAAGCAGCTTAGTTTTTTACTGGAAGAGCTCAGAGTACTTTCCCAATAATTAGCTTTCTGTC contains:
- the RPGR gene encoding X-linked retinitis pigmentosa GTPase regulator isoform X5, whose product is MWGDNSEGQIGLADEANVCAPHQVDVGKPISWISCGYYHSALITRDGELYTFGEPENGKLGLSPEQLQNNKVPQPVSGISGRVDKVACGGGHTVALAEGEVYTFGLGQYGQLGHGTFTFETSEPKIVDHLGKHKICNVASGENHTALITENGLMYTFGDGRHGKLGLGEENYTNQFVPTLCSNFLKFTVHSVACGGCHMLVFATPRPKESSKAQLPHQNDNCLSGTVSEMGGDALIIDTFHRTLSARLRRREKEKLPEQFSRLVRTLPMLPPLGEGSLKPTPCVISNTVPLGIPRTNHPKSEAADKKKDAESALDDETGEKKEEDGDVQESSTEDDSDENEGKTLGDTTDVLNMTHVLRLNPNDQSLELAPVQKQKKKNKNVKLNIHGKGGLKESDLTQLQEGLESGEASSQVEAIHSECFGKDPYAEKSCYDAFVRKIRAAKKYSKSKSEQAITVSALQSDTQQAIKEECKVPKRKKVDQISSRSTQQKMPYNLPNKDKVEKLYVDHQENKAEAKVVKPDRYGTIHVQGKGSNEEQREFKHKEKFMKQMAVTASSSSSEETSNGSAKYVLQVNQYNYGNMTKRKMDVENRIIKWEEREGFEELSMQDQSEKKTNIDDRSDNDAHVEEENTEKEQGNEESEMIEAESEDGKQDEKVDNAIESEGEEGENEADQNYKEDATIAIDEEEGDNNELQSEAENEDRMENEMEENVQIRSTEEKDDTGTELQEGEEEIVDEVEKEEKSEIVQEISAVEEEQEKNDWVKEKKENRSEKGEKKDGNEERGNEKEEGQEEGEGGEEEEDEEKDERGEEGREEGEEEGEEAGEGEEVGEEEEEEGEGEEKEEGEEEEGEEEEEGEEEEGEEEGEGEEEEGEEEEEGEGEEGEEEEEGEEEEAEGEEEEEAESEEEEEESEEEEGDEEEEEEKKLDEGEEENGNEEEGENEEEEENKSEAEEEQEEHNEEEEEEEVEQEEEEEEKDKREEEEDEYEEQEVRRKTKSHKQQEKNKSIKQEANSKFKSSKQRVISKQNIMNGLQHSQQFWNNVLPHYLTLK
- the RPGR gene encoding X-linked retinitis pigmentosa GTPase regulator isoform X1; the encoded protein is MGEAEEQVPESGAVFTFGKSKFAENVPSKFWFKNDKPLHISCGDEHTSVVTENGKLYMFGSNNWGQLGFGTKNTINKPTCVKALKPEKVKLAACGRNHTLIYTEQGNVYAAGGNSEGQLGLGDTEERSTFHLISFFTNQHKIKQLAAGSYTSAALTEDGQLFMWGDNSEGQIGLADEANVCAPHQVDVGKPISWISCGYYHSALITRDGELYTFGEPENGKLGLSPEQLQNNKVPQPVSGISGRVDKVACGGGHTVALAEGEVYTFGLGQYGQLGHGTFTFETSEPKIVDHLGKHKICNVASGENHTALITENGLMYTFGDGRHGKLGLGEENYTNQFVPTLCSNFLKFTVHSVACGGCHMLVFATPRPKESSKAQLPHQNDNCLSGTVSEMGGDALIIDTFHRTLSARLRRREKEKLPEQFSRLVRTLPMLPPLGEGSLKPTPCVISNTVPLGIPRTNHPKSEAADKKKDAESALDDETGEKKEEDGDVQESSTEDDSDENEGKTLGDTTDVLNMTHVLRLNPNDQSLELAPVQKQKKKNKNVKLNIHGKGGLKESDLTQLQEGLESGEASSQVEAIHSECFGKDPYAEKSCYDAFVRKIRAAKKYSKSKSEQAITVSALQSDTQQAIKEECKVPKRKKVDQISSRSTQQKMPYNLPNKDKVEKLYVDHQENKAEAKVVKPDRYGTIHVQGKGSNEEQREFKHKEKFMKQMAVTASSSSSEETSNGSAKYVLQVNQYNYGNMTKRKMDVENRIIKWEEREGFEELSMQDQSEKKTNIDDRSDNDAHVEEENTEKEQGNEESEMIEAESEDGKQDEKVDNAIESEGEEGENEADQNYKEDATIAIDEEEGDNNELQSEAENEDRMENEMEENVQIRSTEEKDDTGTELQEGEEEIVDEVEKEEKSEIVQEISAVEEEQEKNDWVKEKKENRSEKGEKKDGNEERGNEKEEGQEEGEGGEEEEDEEKDERGEEGREEGEEEGEEAGEGEEVGEEEEEEGEGEEKEEGEEEEGEEEEEGEEEEGEEEGEGEEEEGEEEEEGEGEEGEEEEEGEEEEAEGEEEEEAESEEEEEESEEEEGDEEEEEEKKLDEGEEENGNEEEGENEEEEENKSEAEEEQEEHNEEEEEEEVEQEEEEEEKDKREEEEDEYEEQEVRRKTKSHKQQEKNKSIKQEANSKFKSSKQRVISKQNIMNGLQHSQQFWNNVLPHYLTLK
- the RPGR gene encoding X-linked retinitis pigmentosa GTPase regulator isoform X2; amino-acid sequence: MGEAEEQVPESGAVFTFGKSKFAENVPSKFWFKNDKPLHISCGDEHTSVVTENGKLYMFGSNNWGQLGFGTKNTINKPTCVKALKPEKVKLAACGRNHTLIYTEQGNVYAAGGNSEGQLGLGDTEERSTFHLISFFTNQHKIKQLAAGSYTSAALTEDGQLFMWGDNSEGQIGLADEANVCAPHQVDVGKPISWISCGYYHSALITRDGELYTFGEPENGKLGLSPEQLQNNKVPQPVSGISGRVDKVACGGGHTVALAEGEVYTFGLGQYGQLGHGTFTFETSEPKIVDHLGKHKICNVASGENHTALITENGLMYTFGDGRHGKLGLGEENYTNQFVPTLCSNFLKFTVHSVACGGCHMLVFATPRPKESSKAQLPHQNDNCLSGTVSEMGGDALIIDTFHRTLSARLRRREKKLPEQFSRLVRTLPMLPPLGEGSLKPTPCVISNTVPLGIPRTNHPKSEAADKKKDAESALDDETGEKKEEDGDVQESSTEDDSDENEGKTLGDTTDVLNMTHVLRLNPNDQSLELAPVQKQKKKNKNVKLNIHGKGGLKESDLTQLQEGLESGEASSQVEAIHSECFGKDPYAEKSCYDAFVRKIRAAKKYSKSKSEQAITVSALQSDTQQAIKEECKVPKRKKVDQISSRSTQQKMPYNLPNKDKVEKLYVDHQENKAEAKVVKPDRYGTIHVQGKGSNEEQREFKHKEKFMKQMAVTASSSSSEETSNGSAKYVLQVNQYNYGNMTKRKMDVENRIIKWEEREGFEELSMQDQSEKKTNIDDRSDNDAHVEEENTEKEQGNEESEMIEAESEDGKQDEKVDNAIESEGEEGENEADQNYKEDATIAIDEEEGDNNELQSEAENEDRMENEMEENVQIRSTEEKDDTGTELQEGEEEIVDEVEKEEKSEIVQEISAVEEEQEKNDWVKEKKENRSEKGEKKDGNEERGNEKEEGQEEGEGGEEEEDEEKDERGEEGREEGEEEGEEAGEGEEVGEEEEEEGEGEEKEEGEEEEGEEEEEGEEEEGEEEGEGEEEEGEEEEEGEGEEGEEEEEGEEEEAEGEEEEEAESEEEEEESEEEEGDEEEEEEKKLDEGEEENGNEEEGENEEEEENKSEAEEEQEEHNEEEEEEEVEQEEEEEEKDKREEEEDEYEEQEVRRKTKSHKQQEKNKSIKQEANSKFKSSKQRVISKQNIMNGLQHSQQFWNNVLPHYLTLK
- the RPGR gene encoding X-linked retinitis pigmentosa GTPase regulator isoform X3, which produces MGEAEEQVPESGAVFTFGKSKFAENVPSKFWFKNDKPLHISCGDEHTSVVTENGKLYMFGSNNWGQLGFGTKNTINKPTCVKALKPEKVKLAACGRNHTLIYTEQGNVYAAGGNSEGQLGLGDTEERSTFHLISFFTNQHKIKQLAAGSYTSAALTEDGQLFMWGDNSEGQIGLADEANVCAPHQVDVGKPISWISCGYYHSALITRDGELYTFGEPENGKLGLSPEQLQNNKVPQPVSGISGRVDKVACGGGHTVALAENGLMYTFGDGRHGKLGLGEENYTNQFVPTLCSNFLKFTVHSVACGGCHMLVFATPRPKESSKAQLPHQNDNCLSGTVSEMGGDALIIDTFHRTLSARLRRREKEKLPEQFSRLVRTLPMLPPLGEGSLKPTPCVISNTVPLGIPRTNHPKSEAADKKKDAESALDDETGEKKEEDGDVQESSTEDDSDENEGKTLGDTTDVLNMTHVLRLNPNDQSLELAPVQKQKKKNKNVKLNIHGKGGLKESDLTQLQEGLESGEASSQVEAIHSECFGKDPYAEKSCYDAFVRKIRAAKKYSKSKSEQAITVSALQSDTQQAIKEECKVPKRKKVDQISSRSTQQKMPYNLPNKDKVEKLYVDHQENKAEAKVVKPDRYGTIHVQGKGSNEEQREFKHKEKFMKQMAVTASSSSSEETSNGSAKYVLQVNQYNYGNMTKRKMDVENRIIKWEEREGFEELSMQDQSEKKTNIDDRSDNDAHVEEENTEKEQGNEESEMIEAESEDGKQDEKVDNAIESEGEEGENEADQNYKEDATIAIDEEEGDNNELQSEAENEDRMENEMEENVQIRSTEEKDDTGTELQEGEEEIVDEVEKEEKSEIVQEISAVEEEQEKNDWVKEKKENRSEKGEKKDGNEERGNEKEEGQEEGEGGEEEEDEEKDERGEEGREEGEEEGEEAGEGEEVGEEEEEEGEGEEKEEGEEEEGEEEEEGEEEEGEEEGEGEEEEGEEEEEGEGEEGEEEEEGEEEEAEGEEEEEAESEEEEEESEEEEGDEEEEEEKKLDEGEEENGNEEEGENEEEEENKSEAEEEQEEHNEEEEEEEVEQEEEEEEKDKREEEEDEYEEQEVRRKTKSHKQQEKNKSIKQEANSKFKSSKQRVISKQNIMNGLQHSQQFWNNVLPHYLTLK
- the RPGR gene encoding X-linked retinitis pigmentosa GTPase regulator isoform X4, with amino-acid sequence MGEAEEQVPESGAVFTFGKSKFAENVPSKFWFKNDKPLHISCGDEHTSVVTENGKLYMFGSNNWGQLGFGTKNTINKPTCVKALKPEKVKLAACGRNHTLIYTEDGQLFMWGDNSEGQIGLADEANVCAPHQVDVGKPISWISCGYYHSALITRDGELYTFGEPENGKLGLSPEQLQNNKVPQPVSGISGRVDKVACGGGHTVALAEGEVYTFGLGQYGQLGHGTFTFETSEPKIVDHLGKHKICNVASGENHTALITENGLMYTFGDGRHGKLGLGEENYTNQFVPTLCSNFLKFTVHSVACGGCHMLVFATPRPKESSKAQLPHQNDNCLSGTVSEMGGDALIIDTFHRTLSARLRRREKEKLPEQFSRLVRTLPMLPPLGEGSLKPTPCVISNTVPLGIPRTNHPKSEAADKKKDAESALDDETGEKKEEDGDVQESSTEDDSDENEGKTLGDTTDVLNMTHVLRLNPNDQSLELAPVQKQKKKNKNVKLNIHGKGGLKESDLTQLQEGLESGEASSQVEAIHSECFGKDPYAEKSCYDAFVRKIRAAKKYSKSKSEQAITVSALQSDTQQAIKEECKVPKRKKVDQISSRSTQQKMPYNLPNKDKVEKLYVDHQENKAEAKVVKPDRYGTIHVQGKGSNEEQREFKHKEKFMKQMAVTASSSSSEETSNGSAKYVLQVNQYNYGNMTKRKMDVENRIIKWEEREGFEELSMQDQSEKKTNIDDRSDNDAHVEEENTEKEQGNEESEMIEAESEDGKQDEKVDNAIESEGEEGENEADQNYKEDATIAIDEEEGDNNELQSEAENEDRMENEMEENVQIRSTEEKDDTGTELQEGEEEIVDEVEKEEKSEIVQEISAVEEEQEKNDWVKEKKENRSEKGEKKDGNEERGNEKEEGQEEGEGGEEEEDEEKDERGEEGREEGEEEGEEAGEGEEVGEEEEEEGEGEEKEEGEEEEGEEEEEGEEEEGEEEGEGEEEEGEEEEEGEGEEGEEEEEGEEEEAEGEEEEEAESEEEEEESEEEEGDEEEEEEKKLDEGEEENGNEEEGENEEEEENKSEAEEEQEEHNEEEEEEEVEQEEEEEEKDKREEEEDEYEEQEVRRKTKSHKQQEKNKSIKQEANSKFKSSKQRVISKQNIMNGLQHSQQFWNNVLPHYLTLK